CCAGCACAAAGGCCAGCCCGCTGTAGCCGTGCATGTACAGGGTGCCGGCCAAGCCGATGAACGAGGCCGCCGACATCCAGTCGGCGCTGGTGGCCATGCCGTTGTACATGGCCGGCACCCGCCGCCCAGCCACGTAATACTCCACCGGATCGACGGTGCGGCTCATGATGCCGATGGCCGCGTAAATCGCGATGTTGCCGAGCAAAAAACTCATCCCGATCCATTGGCGCGGCAGCCCCATCTGCTCGAGCAGTGCCAAACACAACACGAACAGCAAAAAAGCCGCGGTGTAGAGCAGAAAAACCTTGTGCAGCTGGTGCTCAAAGCGGCGCACGGGGGCGGGTTTGCGTTCCACTGTCAGTGCCGCCGGGGTTCGATGCGGTCGGGCGGCTCGCTCACGCCATGCAGCTCGTCAAGCCGGTTGGCGGCCCAAGCGTAGAGCGCGATCAACAGGCCATAGACCACGATCGCGCCTTGGGCCGCGACCCAAAAGCCAAAGGGCCAGCCGAAAAAATAAAAATCCAACTCGCGGGCGTAAAAACTGACCCCGAAGGTCACGCCCACCCAGAGCAGCAGCAACAGCAGCGTGAGCCGCTTGATGCGGCGCCAATACAGGGGTCGGTCGCGCATCAGACCAGCTCCTGCGTGGGTGCCTGCAATTCGCGCTGCAAAGCGGCCGCCACCCGGGGCTCGAAGCCGCGCAGGTGCGCGATCAGGGCCTGCGCGTGCTCGGGCCGCCCCAGCCGCTGCTGCAGCCGCGCCATGGCCGCGTGGGCGTGCGGGCTCCACGGTTGCAGCGCGGCGTTGCGCTGGTAGGCCTGCAAGGCCGCTTCGAGGCGGCCCTGGCGCTCGAGGCAGCGCGCCAAGCCAAACCAAGCCAGATCGAGCTGCGGCGCCAGCTCGGTGGCGCGCTCGAACGCCGGCTGCGCCGCCTCATCTTGCTGCAGTTGCTCGAGCAAAAAGCCGAGGTTGAAATGGGCTTGGGCGCACTGCGGGCGCTGCACCAGGCAGCGCCGCTGCCAGCGCAGCGCTGCCTTGGGCTGGCCGCTGCGGGCGCGGCTATAAGCCAGCGCCGCCAGCGCGGCGGCGTCGTGCCGGCGGCCGCGCCACACGCGCCACCACACCAGCGCGCCCAAGCGCTGCCCACCCAGCAGCGTGGCCGCCCCGGCCAAGGCCGGCCCCAGCCCTGGCCACCAGGCGCCGGCGGCTTGAACGGCTTTGGGTTGTGTGCCCTTCAGCGGCATTGGTCCATCCCCACTTCTAGGCAGGCTTGGAGCTTGAGCCAAGTGGCTGCCAGCCACAGCCCCAACAACAGGCAAAAAGCCAGCAGCGGCCAGTGCTCCCGCAGCACCCAGCGCGGCGCCAGCCACCCGGCCGCGGTCACGAACGGGCGGCACAGGGTGTCGAGCAGCCACAAAAACAGGTTGGATTCGAGCGCCTGCGGCGCCAAACGGCGCAGCCACGCCGCCAGCAACCAGCGCCCGAGCAGCGCCAGCAAGGCCAGCTCGGCGATCAGCTTGAGGGCGGAAGCGAGCAGCAACATGGAGCGCAAATGTGGCTGGCTGAATGGCTGGCTGAATGGCTGGCTGATTGCCTTAGTGGCGCCGCAGCCGGGGCAGACCCAAGGCAACGTGCGCACCAATGGCTGCGGACTGGGAAGCCAGGCCTCGCCCTGGTTAAGCGGCCGATCAAATGCCGCCCTTGACCAAGCGCAGCACCTCGCCTGCGTTCAGCGTGCGCGCACGCGCTTGAATCTCGGGCAGGTGCTGCTGCTGCAGGTTTTTGGCCGGCCCCAGCAAGCCCTGAAAGGTCTGGCGCAGCACGTCGGTGGACATGACGCGCCCGCCGGCGTAGTAGCGCTTGGCCAACTGGCCCAGCGCATAGGTGGTGGCAAACGAGAACGCCACCCCGGTGGCGCGCCCGGCCAAGCCCCCCGCCATACGCCCTGCCGCCTTGCCCACCAAGCCGCCGAGCAAGCGGCGGCCAAACTGCTCCAGGTACTGCGAGCCCAGCCCGACCCCGGCGGCGGCGATGAATTCGCGGATATGCCCTTGGTCCAGCGCCACCCCGTGCGCCTTGCCGATGCGATAGACCATCTTGATCTGCAGCGGAATGATCGCCACCGTGGCCCACGACTGCGGCAGCAACTCGAGCGCGCCGTTGAGGATGGCGTAGTTCAGGATCATCTTGTCCAGCGCCGGGGTGCTGGCGGCCAAGGCGGCGCTGCCTGCTGCACCGCCCACTTGGGCACCGCCAACTTGCACACCGGCTTGGTTGCTCACCCCACTGGCACCCGCTCGGGCCGCCAGCGCCCCGCCAACCCCTGCCACCCCCAAAGCCGCCGCGCCGGCGGCCACCAAGGGCGCGGCGCGCGCCCACTGCGAAGGCGCGGCGGTGGGCGCGGCAGCGGGTGCGCGCTCGTCGGCGTCCAGAAAATCGTCGGCGTAGGCGGCCGCTGCCACGGAATGCGTTTGGCGCTCAAGCTGCTCGAGCTCCTGCGCTGCAGCGCCGCCCGTCAGCCCGAGCGCGGCGCGCAGCTGCGACAAGAAGGCCTGCTCGGCCGTGCTGGCCACGCCGTCGGCGTCGCACACCGCCAGCGCCCACTCATAAGCCAGCTGGCGCTGCTCGGCGTCATCCAGCAGCGCCACCGCCTGCGCCAGCGTCACGCGCTTGAGCAGCGCGTCTTGCAGCGCCTGCGCCAGGTGCGCGCCGCCAGCGTCGGCGTCGAGCTGCAGCGCCAGCTCGCGGATGAACTGGCGTTCGCTGTCGGCTTTTTGGCCGTCGGCCATGGCCGCCTGCACCAAAATGGTGAGCAGGGCGCGTTGGGATTGCGGGTTCATGGGCGGCTCCAGATGCGGCTGTGAAAGCAGCGATTATCGGCCCTGAATCTGCCCCAGAGCCGGCTTCGCAGCCAGGCACGCACTACACTAGTCAGCCATGACGCGCTCACAAATCAACCATTGCCGCCACTGCGGCAGCGCCGTGGAGCACCGCCTGCCCGATGACGGCGACAGCCGGGTGCGCGCCATCTGCCCAGCCTGCGGCACCGTGCACTACGAAAACCCGCTCAACGTCGTCGGCACGGTGCCGGTCTGGGGCGCGCAGGGTGAACAGGTGCTTTTGTGCCTGCGCAACATCGAGCCGCGGCGCGGCAAGTGGACGCTGCCGGCCGGCTTCATGGAATTGGGCGAGAGCACGGCGGCTGGGGCGGTGCGCGAAACGGTCGAAGAGGCCGG
This sequence is a window from Serpentinimonas maccroryi. Protein-coding genes within it:
- a CDS encoding DUF4212 domain-containing protein, producing the protein MRDRPLYWRRIKRLTLLLLLLWVGVTFGVSFYARELDFYFFGWPFGFWVAAQGAIVVYGLLIALYAWAANRLDELHGVSEPPDRIEPRRH
- a CDS encoding tetratricopeptide repeat protein; this translates as MPLKGTQPKAVQAAGAWWPGLGPALAGAATLLGGQRLGALVWWRVWRGRRHDAAALAALAYSRARSGQPKAALRWQRRCLVQRPQCAQAHFNLGFLLEQLQQDEAAQPAFERATELAPQLDLAWFGLARCLERQGRLEAALQAYQRNAALQPWSPHAHAAMARLQQRLGRPEHAQALIAHLRGFEPRVAAALQRELQAPTQELV
- a CDS encoding YcjF family protein, with translation MNPQSQRALLTILVQAAMADGQKADSERQFIRELALQLDADAGGAHLAQALQDALLKRVTLAQAVALLDDAEQRQLAYEWALAVCDADGVASTAEQAFLSQLRAALGLTGGAAAQELEQLERQTHSVAAAAYADDFLDADERAPAAAPTAAPSQWARAAPLVAAGAAALGVAGVGGALAARAGASGVSNQAGVQVGGAQVGGAAGSAALAASTPALDKMILNYAILNGALELLPQSWATVAIIPLQIKMVYRIGKAHGVALDQGHIREFIAAAGVGLGSQYLEQFGRRLLGGLVGKAAGRMAGGLAGRATGVAFSFATTYALGQLAKRYYAGGRVMSTDVLRQTFQGLLGPAKNLQQQHLPEIQARARTLNAGEVLRLVKGGI
- a CDS encoding NUDIX hydrolase gives rise to the protein MTRSQINHCRHCGSAVEHRLPDDGDSRVRAICPACGTVHYENPLNVVGTVPVWGAQGEQVLLCLRNIEPRRGKWTLPAGFMELGESTAAGAVRETVEEAGAQIELLGLFTVLSVVRVGQVHLYYRARLLSDRFEPGHETIEARLFHEHEIPWDELAFRTVKVTLEHYFADRRRGQFEVHNGEIA